The window AATATTTAAATACCTGCCAGTGTTGATAAGGAGTTATCAACAATTTCGCCGTGGGATAAACATGCCAGAGTGTTTGCTTGATGTCTGCGACATCAATCATTCGGGCGTGGAAGACTATACACACCGAATATATTCTCGAATATATCCAGAGAATATCACGTGAAGGAAGTGGACAAGGCAAAAGGAATAAATAGTAATTTCAACAGTGAGTCCTACTGTAGGCAGGACAATTATTGAAGCCAGCACCGCTGTCCAGAACAGTGAGTTCTACTGTAGCCAGGGCAATTATTGAAGCCAGCGTTATCGTCCAGCTGTCCAGGCAACAGTAAAGAAGGATAATTGAAGACGCCTGGTGTCCAGTGCTTCCTTAAGCCTGAAGGCTCCTCCCGTCTATAAAATGAGAAGCCAGACGCACGCATTCGACACCGAACAATGAACGACGAGACGGCTCTCAGAACCGAAAGCCACCGAAGACATCCGCCACTCTACTCCACCTAATTAGTAGCCACCTCACTCCCAttgtaatatagaaataaggGAGAAGCTGTAATCGTCCTTCGCCTATAAGATAATCCAAGGTTGTGTAAGTGCTTGGGATTTCCCGAAAGGGAAAGCCGTATGTAAGTTTGCTATGTGGAAATGGATTAATCTTTCCCGTGAATTTCCCTGCTTTCCTTTGAGCTCGTGTATACGGGGTGATGTCTTTACGCTAGGGACCCTAGAGGAGAAACCTCTGCGTTGAGTTGCTCTCGTTTTGCCCATGGagaggcgtctgagagagcCTGTGTCCGCATAGAAGTGTTCCCTTCGGGTGGAACTGCCTGGGGAGACGTAGAGCCTGAGTCCTGTGTACGCGTGGCCGGGGTTAGTTCGGGAGAAAACCGGGTAGGCCTGGTTCTGAAGCAAGCTAGCGATGCATGCGGTGAGTACCAAGTAGGATTTACACAAGCATAAGACACTCCACCGGCTGAAATTTTGGTTTCGCCAACCTGCCAAGATCCTGAGAATCGCACGCACACCATAACCCGCCTGCATATTAGATACTAATCGAGCACATATTCACATACGTCGCTATCACCCAATAGCTGCTGCCTCAGTAGCCTTGAAATTTTACTCTGCTAATCACCCGCATAGTAATCACGCACTTGTCCACCATCCACGAAGGTCGCTATTGTTGAATAGTATCGCACACCCATACTGCATCAACTCATCATAATCTAGTACCATATAATTTACATAATCACAAGAAGTGCTCTGCATAGTGCATCGAATAGTAAGTGAATTTGGGTGCCTGAGCCACTCAGTTGAAGTGCTCGAGCGCTATTCATATTCTGAATTTGAATAGTGCCTGAtattttgaatagtgccacGAATTTGAATAGTAACTGCTGAATTTGAATAGTGCAGTGAATAGTAACTCgtgtttttgaatttgaatttcgaTTTCCCGAGTTTTTTTGGAAGTACTGGTATTCACTTACTATTCGATGCACTATGCAGAGCACTTCTTGTGATTATGTAAATTATATGGTACTAGATTATGATGAGTTGATGCAGTATGGGTGTGCGATACTATTCAACGATAGCGACCTTCGTGGATGGTGGACGAGTGCGTGATTATTATGCGGGTGATTAGCAGAGTAAAATTTCAAGGCTACTGAGGTAGCAGCTATTGGGTGATAGCGACGTATGTGAATATGTGCTCGATTAGTATCTAATATGCAGGCGGGTTATGGTGTGCGTGCGATTCTCAGGATCTTGGTAGGTTGGCGAAACCAAAATTTCAACCGGTGGAGTGtcttatttatatatatatatatataataatactTTCATACCGTTTGCATCCACATAAGGCTTGCATacagatggtgacgtgaacctatcccgtccttggggatagcctgatagatgcaggatccgagcgGAGGATCAACCAAGACGACGAAATATGAAGTTAAGGACGGCCCGAGCTATACTCCGAGATGCCTGTGGAGAAGAGTAGAGAAGATGAAGGATGGCCAAAAGACTAGCTACCGCTTCCGCTTTCTGTTGTTTTcctttagcccaaggggcttgtactcaGAGATCTGTATTACAATCCTTTGGAatcctttggattatgtaataaataaactcATGTAATGACTTTAACGCGAGATATGTCtgtgatatgtaattgaaatgagttttgtatatgatagctactgatccagggattatcacgacgatacagagaGTCAGATTCTTCTTTCGGAAACCCGGTTTGTTTCATCATGCACCAACAAATTATCGGCAATGCatactttagttttattcactGATCTTTTGCAACTGGTCTTCCTAAGTTGGTTGATTTAAACATTTTTTTTATGTCTTCAGATGATTAGCAATCTGGTCACTAGTTCTATTCAGCTTGAAATAATCATTGAAAGTCTTAGCACAGGAGGGGATGCTGGTGGAGGAGGCTACCAGGACCTGTTTTGCTCACCTGGAGGAGGGGATctgcggacggcggcgggctTGCAACTGCGGGTGACGGCGGTAGGTACCAGTGGTGGGGGCGAGTCAGGGTCAGGGGAAGAGATGTGTGGGACGAGGGCGGCTGTAGTGCTGGGCAGGGTCGGGGGAACAGGAGGGACGGGCGGCCGCGGCACCGTCcaccggcggcgccaccgccggtggCGCCGGAGGGAAGACCGCGCTTTTCCCACGCGGGAAGAGACTAGGATGGCGCTCAGAGGGGGAGCGGTGAGAATCGAGGGATGAAAGTGATGACTGAACATAGAAGGAGCGAGACGCACCTTGAGCGGCTGCGTTCGGCCAAAATAATGGAACCAAGCGGGGTAGCATCTTTTTTTTAGATGATGGGAAAAGCGTCCCGTCCTTGTCCTCCAAGAGGCTACAACCCACGCATTACATCAAACTGCAGCACATCCGTCTGCAAACACACTCATAATGTTTACAAAAGTAAATAGGAGACACCAACAAAGTTCACATGGGAATTTATTAAGCAGCAATCCTATTGCTAAATCTCCATCCATGGTtggtgaaaatttgcataaccgTTGTTCCAGTGATCAGCATGCATCCTTCAACAAGTTGGTGTCATCATCACACTTTTGTAGCGGTGACCACATCCGAAGCCAATGTGTGGCCCTGAACAATACCTGCATATAAGTTTTTATTGGAGAATTGTCAAAAACAATAGTATTTCTGCTCAACCAAAGAGCCCAGCAAAGCACAGAAACTCCAGCGGGGTAGCATCTACGATGAATATTCCTATATGGGGATGACTTCGCTCTGGATGTCCATGAACCAAACACTATGGAAATTGGGATGGAGCGGCTCCATCCACCCACATCCCacaaactaaacacaccctaagggTGCACCTAATGATCATCGGATCGGAGGTAATGAGTACTGCATCTGAGTTCTGATTATTAGCGTTAGGAACTTAATTAGGATTATACTTGGACCGAAGCAATATTAATGGTCAACTTGTTAGAATATGTGTACTAGAGATAGCATGGAACATGTCATGAAAAGATGAGCTAGCAGTAGGCCTCATATATCGGTAATGATGTGCATCTTTTTGGAGCTTTTCTTAATTCTTTTTGCTGTTCGGACTTGAAACTAGCCATGCTATGCTCATACTGTTTTAGGAGAACTTGTATATGTGAGGATTGCATCTGTATATCTATTTTTTCACTGCATTGTGATTTGATTGATTAGTTGCAGAAACAAATTTTTTAGGGAGCGAAGTCTGATAAAAGCAGTGAGAAGAAGGGTGCCCTTAACCTTAAAGAATCGAGAATTCTCGGTTCCTTGATGTGAGTCCACCTTTTTTTCGAATATACAAAGGAGCTATACATTGAGAGCACCCTTCATGTGTCTCTTTGACAGTTGAACCCAACCTTTTGGTCCTGTATATGTATAGCTAGGAAGATTCTATTCCGTGCTGAAAATAGAGCCCAAGGAGCAGCTACAACGGCATCATATTTACCCAAGAGATATCTCTTTTGTTATAAAATGACGTTCTTGTTCTTACTATTTGTTGTTGTCCATTAGATCAACTGAATCGAAACTTGAAGCCATTTTATCTTCGTTGCAGCATATTTGCAAGTTTACATTCTGTTTTTTACATTCTTGCTTGTGTTGTTCCATTCGTATGCAGGGAGTGTCTTTTTGTCACTTCAATCATGGTTGATATTCTGTGGTCGTTAGATCTTCGATGTTGTGTTTTCCACCTGAAGCGCATCTAGGTCCGTAGATGCAAtcggtaagtttcggtgattaatgacgaccgtatgcgactaacgtgtgttttgaaggaaataatCTTTTCAAGTTAAgcctcatatgaaatgtgaaagaaGACCCCTCAAAAGTCATGATCAATCGATTCACGGACTCAATTTTCAAGAATAAGGACCATTCTAgattcaagtgtcacaaggagatgaaggacatttGATTTAGTTTGAGTTTTGTAGTTTTTAGTTTGTGATCGttctattaagaggggttctcaagttagtagcttgattCGAATCGATTTGGCCTTAGAAACGATGCACACTTGCTCAATTCAGTCCAAGACAGCTCAaaagaactcaaaaaaaaatacttggAAGAACAAAAGCTTAAAGTTAGAAATAATTCCAAATCAACTCAGCTGAAAACAGAGAAGAACAGTTGCACCGGTTACACTGGTGACtcagcaccggtgcatccgaaggcgaccggttgcaccggtgcctcaccaccggtctaaccggacaGTGGCATTTGGGATCAAGCGAAAAACTTCAAGTGTCACTAGTTACACCGGTGCCCTATGCTTGAGCACCGGTCTATGCACCATGTCATCCTTCAGAGGGCATGTATTTGAGGTCAGAAcattttcttcagcaccggtgcATTCACCATGTCAATGATCAAAGACACTGTTTGGGATTTGAAGAAAacccttcagcaccggttacaccggcGCCTCAaaggagcatgcaccggtgcatctcTGTCAGACTGTCACAGTGTCAGATTGTCAACGGCTACTATTTGGTTTTAGTGTGACTGGTTACACCGGTGCTACCCCTTCGTTCTATCCGGTGCATAAGACTTTCTGGCAGTTTCTTTCCAACGGCTAGGGGTgcttctccactctatataagtcaACCTCCTGGCTCATTTATGATGCATTTGacgcattgaatacctgaggccaccctagagaagagagaagaagTGTTTGGAGCCATTGAATGAAGATCTAGTGATTACAAGTGATCCAACTTGAAGAATTCAACCATTCCTTAAGTAGAAAGTGTGCTAGTGCTTAGGGCTATCTCAGTGAGGGTCAAGTGAAGCCTtgagagcttgttactcttggtgtttgacggcacctagacgatcttggtgatcgggtgattcttggtgagctcttggagattgtgggagccccaagaaaaGGAGATTGTACATGGTGTGAAGCTCGTCATTCcagagatggagaaagagcatttTTAGTGAAGACTTGCTTCTTGGTGATGCAAGGGAGCGATACCCttagtgggtgctccaacgtggattaggggggagcgtcaactcctcgataccacgggaaaaaatccggttgtcttgTGTCCCTTTCATTGACATTGCAAGCATTTCATATCTCTAGAACTCGTTCTTGTACTTGCTTGGTTGCTCCTTGCCTAATTTTTCTACTTGCTAGTTTGATCTCTTGACTAGTTTGCATATTTGTTAGTGTGATCTTTCTTAAGGATGATGAACATGTTAGTGTGTTATCCTACCTAGTTTGATGAtgctagtgtgctctagttGATAGAATCAAACTTGTAGGTTGGGCaacactagtctaggttaaggactcggtagaaatttgaaaaagtcccaattcaacccccttcttgggcctcgaTCCTTTCACCACCAATCGAACATACCAATCGTATCAGTAGGTTTGGGTCCATACACcattatactccctccgttccaaattataagtcattccaaaaatcttggagagtcaaaccatttcaaagtttgaccaaaattatgtAGAGAAACACAaatatttatgacatcaaataggtataatAAAAATgtaactaataaagaatctaatgacacttaattggtatcgtaaatgttattatcttgttgtataaatttagtcaaatttgaaaaaatttgactctctaagatttttggaatgacttataatttagaacggagggagtatgtcatATGCAACTGCCTACACAGAATATGCATTCAGGAAACTATTTAGTTTATGCTTATCTCACTGATTTTTCTGAACGTGGTATACAGGCATAGAGGGGTAGTGGAGTACTGTTTCATAAAAATGCATAAACCGTATACATTTCCATTCCTTTCTTGTTTATTCTAGTGGCACTAGAAGTTAACCTCCTTACGGGATGTCCATTGATAAAGCCTTAATCCAAAGTTCAGAACCACATAAAAAGTCCTAGAACAGTCTGACAGCTACAGTCCATGCAGAGTACATTCAGTTTCATCAGAAGGACCTTTTTTACGATCACTCTCTGAAAGCTGTTTAATGGCTTTGCCTTGTGTACTTTGCTGCCGCTTTATTGGGGAAAACTGAATTTTGTATGTATATTACAACGAAAGAATAATAAATAATTCTATTTGGCAGTCAAGCACAGCTAATGGTATCTGGATTACCAAACCAAATAATAGTTTAAGGGCAGGCTACTAAAGCAGCAACCAAAGCTGGTTGGTGCGACTCAGAGACCGGCTTTACACAATTGAGTCCTTGGTTGGGATTAGCTAGCACATGAATGCATTGACGTGCAATGATGATCGGAGGTAATGAGTGCTGCATCCGAGTTCTGCTTATTAGCGTTAGGAAATTAGGATTGTACTTGGACCGAAGCAATATTAATGGTCAACTTGTTAGAATACGTGTACTAGAGATAGCATGGAACATGTGATGAAAAGATGagctacaggcagtaggcctcATATATAGGTAATGATGTGCATCTTTTTTGAGCTTTCCTTAATTCCTTTTGCTGTTGGGACTTGAAAGTACCCATGCCATGCTGATACTGTTTTAGGAGAACATGTATATGTGAGGATTGCATCTGTCTCTAATTTTTCACTGCATTGTGGTTTGATTGATTAGTTGCAGAAACAGAGAAAGTAGTGAGAAGAAGGGTGCCCTTAAAGAATCGAGAATTCTCGGTTCCTTGATGTGAGTTCGCTTTTTTGTTTTCGAACATACAAAGGAGCTATACATTGAGAGCATCCTTCATGCGTCTCTTTGACAGTTGAACTCAACCTTTTGGTCATGTATATGGATAGCTAGGAAGATTCTATTCCCTGCTGGAACTAGGGGCCAAGGAGCAGCTACCACGGCATCATCCGGCCTATCTTTGCTtttcaaaaggaaaaggaaaaagaagaagaatcacTGGCAGAGGTATTCAGGCAGCTAGCAGTACAGCTTCAGGAATGCTGGAAGATTGATTAGTCATAGTATATTAGTATTTATCAGTTTTGTGAATTTTTATACAGTTATCTATGAGTAGGGAGTAGGGACAAATTAGTTGAACTAGTCTCAAGACAGGAGAAGGAGACAATTGACAAGTGCCAAGGTCTCACAGCTACGCCCAGCTCAGGCTGTGCTGCCCCCTTGGTGGCCTGCACATCCCTAGCCGTGGAAATCTTGGTCAGTCAACTGCCTGTTTGATTCAACAGCATGCATCAATGAATTATCAGCAATACACACTTTAGTTTTATCCACTGATCTTCCCCAACCCTCCAATGGCTGCCATGCGTCCACCAAACAAAGGCCTCTTTTGCAAGCAAAAGCAACAGGAGCTCGCAGTCAACCCCAATTTGCTAGTAGCTACCCCACTAAAcagaatgaattggatgaaagaTTCAGTCAGCAAAGCACACGGCTTGTCAGGTCAACTGCAAAGCTCCCAAGTTGGAGAGATGAGGGCTCGGCACTGGTAGCAGTAAATGATCAGAGAAACCAGTAAAGATTCAAAACACACAGATGCTAGTTCATACAACAAGAATCTCTTCTCCTATGCTCTTCAGGACGCCCACCAATCCAAACAAACAAGATGTTAGTTTTACAGCCAGGCTAATAATCTACAGGTAGGACAGGAGGACATACAAACGCACTTCAGCGGTAGCAATTAAAAATCAAAGAATGGTACAGTGCATGGCAATGGGGAAGAAATAATTTTTGTGACCCCAGAGCAAGCAATTCACCAGCAATCCTCCTATTTGGTGGCTCAGAAGGAGTGCTGATGCTGCGGCGGCACGCCGGACGCGGACGCATTTGCGGTGGCGGTGCGCGAGCTGTGGTCGATGCAGCGGACGACCTCGGCGCGGCATGCCACGACGCGGTGGAACACCGCGCGCACCTGCCGCTCCATGGGCGCCAGTCCGTCCTCCAGCGcccggcacgccgccgccagctcctcgGCGCGCTCCGTCACCTCCCGCGCGCGCTCCTCGCCAACGATCccatgctcctcctcctcttcctcctcctcggcgatcTCCTCGAGCAAGCTGTTGAGGTCGCGAGAGGCGCGCTCCACGGCCTGCATCTCCGCGAGGAGCCCTGCCGTGGGCGCCGGGCCGGAGGACGaccccttcttctccctccgCCTCCACTCCTCGGCGATCCGCTCCTGGAGCGCCGACATGGGCGCCGCCCACTGCGCCTGCTTGGGCGGCGCGACGGGGGGGCCGACGGCCGCGGACGATCGGTCCTGGCACGGCACCGCGGCAACGAGCGCCCACATGGCGAAGACGAGGACGGAGCTCATGGTGTAGAGCGCGAGGCCGAGGCCGCAGCCCGCGccgggcgcggccgcgggcgcctgcggcggcggcgcgttcatGTGGTGGCGTCCCGCGGACCAGTTCTTGGAGACGCTGAAGGAGAGCGCCCGCATGGTGCGGGAGGATGGCGAGGGCgcggagccgccggcgccggccttgGCGTCGTCGGGGAAGAGCCTGGCGATGGCCCTGCGCGCGCGGGCGAGGTGCGCGCGGTGCAGCGCCGGGGTGAGGAGGCACGTCGCGGCGGTGAGCGCGGCCCGGTGCGCGGCCCGGAGCGAGGCGAGCGTGAGGGACGCGGCGTTGAGGACGTCGAGCGTCTTGACGGCGCGGTCGAggaggtcggcggcgaggcggtcggCGGGCGGcctggcgagcgcggcggcgacggggccgACGGCGAGCACGGCGCGGAAGGCGGCGTCGGAGGAGAGGACGGCGTCGAGGAGCTtggagaggaaggggagggagagggccgaggaagcgggggaggatgaggcggcggcgtgggcggagAGCGCCAGGAGGCGGTCGGCGACGTGGGCCTGGAGGGCGTCGAGCGCGAGGAGCTCGTCGTCCTGCGCGGGGTCGAaggaggcgacggcggtggcgctgcggcGGAAGCTGAGCATGCCGAAGAAGCCCGtcccggagggcggcggcggctcggcggcggccatggccagcCTTATCGGGCTCGGGTTCGGGCTGTGCTGGGCCTGGGATTTGGGTTTcctgggaggagggagggagtggTGGTCGCCGGAGAAAAGAGTGGAGGGGAGCGAATGGTGGGGAACCGCCATTTATACGGGAACGGCGCAGGCGGCCGGCAGGGTTGGCTGGGCACGCGGCCTGCACGGTGCCGTTTGGATGACACGTGGGGCCCGTGTCTGGTAGGACCCACGCGTCGGTGAGGGGAAAGGTTAGACGCGTGGTGTGAGGAGTGGTGGACTGGTTCGCTGCTGACTTGGTTGGCTGCGACTACTGCTCCTCTGCTAGTGTGCGTGTGTGGCCTGCTGACTCGGCTCGCCTCTCCTCTGCTGGGTGGGGGGCATTTCTGACCATttcctcttcttttccttccttCCATTCTACTCAGCTCTATTGTCGGATGATGAATGCAGAATACTTATATTTCTGTCTTGTCTCTGTTCCTACAACAAGTGTGGGTGTTCTTCTCTATTTTCTTATCATTTGTGCACTTTTTACACATTTGCTTTGGTCCATAATGTCTTTTTGTTTCCTTTTATTAGGGAGGAAAAGACTTTGTGCAAATATCTGCTCAGATGAAGCAGCAACGGGGATGTGAATCTGCGCCAGCCTTTGAATACGCTCTAGATAATTTGATACTGAATAGGTATAatacaaaaataacaaaaaaaaagttgtgctCCTCGAAACATTAGGGTATGTATTTATGTCCCTATCCGAAGTTAAAATGTTTCTGTCCACAGCTAATCGGGTTGTAATATACGATGCCAGCCGGCTGACATAATAAAAAGCACAGAAAATTGGAGGCTGCTGCTTCACGCTTTCTTTCGTCAGCTGGCCCTTAATGAATAAATAAAAGTTGAAAAATCTTTGAGGATCAGACCAATTAACAATTATGAATGGAGGGCACGACCTCATATCTTTCTCCATTGATCATTGCCGGCTGGGATGCGTAGGCAGTGTTGAGAGAGGAGCAGTACAGTGTCAGTAGGGGGCCACATATGGCatccgagaggaagaggaggtccAGGAGGAGCTGCTGA is drawn from Panicum virgatum strain AP13 chromosome 1N, P.virgatum_v5, whole genome shotgun sequence and contains these coding sequences:
- the LOC120654388 gene encoding protein ROH1-like, whose protein sequence is MAVPHHSLPSTLFSGDHHSLPPPRKPKSQAQHSPNPSPIRLAMAAAEPPPPSGTGFFGMLSFRRSATAVASFDPAQDDELLALDALQAHVADRLLALSAHAAASSSPASSALSLPFLSKLLDAVLSSDAAFRAVLAVGPVAAALARPPADRLAADLLDRAVKTLDVLNAASLTLASLRAAHRAALTAATCLLTPALHRAHLARARRAIARLFPDDAKAGAGGSAPSPSSRTMRALSFSVSKNWSAGRHHMNAPPPQAPAAAPGAGCGLGLALYTMSSVLVFAMWALVAAVPCQDRSSAAVGPPVAPPKQAQWAAPMSALQERIAEEWRRREKKGSSSGPAPTAGLLAEMQAVERASRDLNSLLEEIAEEEEEEEEHGIVGEERAREVTERAEELAAACRALEDGLAPMERQVRAVFHRVVACRAEVVRCIDHSSRTATANASASGVPPQHQHSF